From Geomonas agri, one genomic window encodes:
- a CDS encoding FAD-dependent oxidoreductase yields the protein MKKKIVVIGANAAGAKAAAKARRIDPRADIVVLDRGNFISYGACGIPYFLSDTVKELKELMSTPVGVVRDQNFFSKVKGVAVRTNSEVTGIDRQRKVIRLREGEGAETELPYDKLVLATGSSPVVPPIDNVSLDNVFTVKSIEDAELLKERAVPGATACIIGAGLIGLETAEALQGKGMRVTLVEMRDQLLPGVLDPEVAAVVEKQVKLQGVTVFTGCAVTGLAGDGQVRQVIAGGQEIAADLVVLAPGVKPNVALAREAGLAIGVTGAIAVDERQATSDPDIYACGDCCEATHLVTGNKVFVPLGSTANKQGRVAGINAAGGAATFAGVIGTSILKVFNVNAGKTGLTENEARAQGFDVETVLSPAPDRAHFYPGAKPILLKLVAERGTGRFLGLQAAGEGAVDKRLDAAAAAITFRASVEQLSQLDLAYAPPYSAAMDNLIVAADIMKNKLAGHARGISAREVKRKLDEGDDFILLDVRSPAEHGEIGIAGAKLIPLGALRERLEELPRDKEIVAFCKISLRGYEAQKILDAAGFANVKFMDGGIMAWPYRFRDQ from the coding sequence ATGAAAAAGAAGATAGTGGTGATAGGCGCTAATGCCGCCGGTGCAAAGGCGGCAGCCAAGGCGCGGCGCATCGATCCCCGGGCCGACATCGTCGTGCTCGATCGCGGCAACTTCATATCGTACGGCGCCTGCGGCATCCCGTACTTTCTTTCCGACACTGTCAAGGAACTCAAGGAGTTGATGAGTACCCCGGTCGGGGTGGTGCGCGATCAGAACTTCTTCAGCAAGGTCAAGGGTGTTGCGGTGCGCACTAATTCCGAGGTGACCGGCATCGACCGGCAACGCAAGGTGATCCGCCTGCGCGAGGGGGAGGGCGCCGAGACCGAGCTTCCCTACGACAAGCTGGTGCTTGCCACCGGCAGTTCTCCCGTGGTTCCTCCCATCGACAATGTCTCCTTGGACAACGTCTTTACCGTCAAGTCCATCGAGGATGCCGAACTGCTGAAGGAAAGGGCCGTTCCCGGCGCCACCGCCTGCATCATCGGCGCGGGGCTGATCGGCCTGGAAACCGCGGAAGCGCTGCAGGGCAAGGGGATGCGGGTGACCCTGGTCGAGATGCGGGACCAACTCCTGCCCGGTGTGCTCGACCCCGAGGTTGCGGCGGTGGTGGAGAAGCAGGTGAAGCTGCAGGGCGTTACCGTGTTTACCGGCTGTGCTGTTACCGGTCTGGCCGGCGACGGTCAGGTACGGCAGGTGATCGCCGGGGGGCAGGAGATAGCTGCCGACCTGGTAGTGCTCGCACCCGGGGTGAAGCCGAACGTGGCCCTGGCCCGGGAGGCCGGGCTTGCCATCGGCGTAACCGGCGCCATCGCCGTTGACGAGCGGCAGGCGACGAGCGACCCCGACATCTACGCCTGCGGCGACTGCTGCGAAGCGACCCACCTGGTCACCGGCAACAAGGTGTTCGTCCCGTTGGGGAGCACCGCCAATAAGCAGGGGCGGGTTGCCGGGATCAACGCGGCCGGCGGGGCGGCAACTTTTGCCGGCGTCATCGGCACCAGCATCCTCAAGGTGTTCAACGTCAACGCCGGGAAGACGGGTCTCACCGAGAACGAGGCCCGCGCACAAGGCTTCGACGTGGAGACGGTGCTCTCACCGGCGCCGGACCGTGCCCATTTTTACCCGGGTGCCAAGCCGATCCTGCTCAAGTTGGTTGCCGAGCGCGGCACCGGTCGGTTCCTCGGGCTGCAGGCGGCGGGGGAGGGGGCCGTGGACAAGCGGCTCGATGCGGCCGCGGCTGCGATCACCTTCCGGGCTAGCGTGGAACAGCTGTCCCAACTGGACCTGGCCTACGCTCCCCCGTACAGCGCGGCTATGGACAACCTCATCGTCGCCGCCGACATCATGAAGAACAAGCTTGCCGGCCACGCCCGCGGCATTTCGGCGCGGGAGGTGAAAAGGAAGCTGGATGAGGGTGACGACTTCATCCTGCTGGATGTCCGCTCCCCCGCCGAGCATGGCGAAATCGGCATCGCCGGGGCGAAGCTGATCCCGCTGGGAGCTCTGCGCGAGCGGTTGGAAGAACTCCCCAGGGACAAGGAGATCGTCGCCTTCTGCAAGATCAGCCTCAGGGGGTACGAGGCCCAGAAGATCCTCGATGCTGCCGGCTTTGCCAACGTGAAGTTCATGGACGGCGGCATCATGGCCTGGCCATACCGCTTCCGGGACCAATGA
- a CDS encoding nitroreductase family protein yields MIELLRKRRSIRKFTDEPVSAEAVETLIEAALRAPASRSLNPWEFIVVDDPALLQQLAAAKQHGSEFVARAPLAIAVCADSTKSDVWVEDCSIAAILIQCTALSLGLGSCWAQIRERKHDAQKSAERHVQELLGLPEQVKVECIIGIGHPAERPRPLPADKLQREKVKRNRWS; encoded by the coding sequence ATGATAGAACTATTACGCAAACGCCGGAGCATACGAAAATTCACCGATGAGCCGGTATCCGCCGAGGCCGTCGAGACACTGATCGAAGCAGCCCTGAGAGCACCCGCCTCGCGCAGCCTCAACCCGTGGGAATTCATCGTCGTGGACGACCCCGCACTGCTCCAGCAACTGGCGGCGGCCAAGCAGCACGGTTCCGAGTTCGTGGCGCGTGCCCCGCTTGCAATCGCCGTCTGTGCCGACAGCACCAAGTCCGACGTCTGGGTCGAAGACTGCTCCATCGCCGCCATCCTGATCCAGTGCACGGCGCTCTCGCTGGGGCTGGGGAGCTGCTGGGCGCAGATCCGCGAGCGCAAACACGACGCGCAGAAGAGCGCCGAGCGGCACGTGCAGGAACTGCTGGGGCTCCCGGAACAGGTCAAGGTGGAGTGCATCATCGGCATCGGCCATCCGGCGGAGCGGCCACGGCCCCTCCCCGCCGATAAGCTGCAGCGCGAAAAGGTTAAGCGCAATCGCTGGTCTTGA
- a CDS encoding efflux RND transporter periplasmic adaptor subunit, producing the protein MQIKYRAHLLSVVVVLSGSLLLAGCGKKQQQAGPPMGPPEVGVIEVKPQRVALTTELPGRTSPFLIAEVRPQVSGIILKRVFTEGSDVKAGQVLYQIDPATYQAAYASAKASEARAEANVLPAKLKEERFRELVKINAVSKQDYDAAYAALKQAEADVASAKAAVETARINLAYTKVVAPISGRIGRSTVTDGALVTASQATALATIQQLSTMYVDVTQSSSDMLKLNRSLATGLLKRDQAGQARVKLLLEDGTPYPVTGSLKFSDVTVDQSTGSIIVRAVFPNPKQTLLPGMFVRAVLEEGINEAAILIPQRGVTRNAAGQAIVMVAGPDSKVEPRPIQVARTVGDAWLVSSGLKPGEKVILEGLQKARPGTQVKVVPFQSPEGQGGPGGAPGQGGQGAAGQGGQGAPGAKPAAPGAPAAPAAPAQPQKK; encoded by the coding sequence ATGCAGATCAAGTACCGGGCACATTTGTTATCCGTCGTTGTAGTTCTGAGCGGCTCCCTGCTTCTCGCCGGGTGCGGCAAGAAACAGCAGCAGGCCGGCCCGCCCATGGGGCCTCCCGAGGTGGGCGTCATCGAGGTTAAGCCGCAGCGCGTTGCCCTGACCACCGAGCTCCCGGGACGCACGTCTCCCTTCCTGATTGCCGAGGTCCGTCCCCAGGTGAGCGGCATCATCCTGAAGCGGGTCTTCACCGAGGGAAGCGACGTCAAGGCAGGCCAGGTGCTGTACCAGATCGACCCCGCGACCTACCAGGCCGCCTACGCTAGTGCCAAGGCCAGCGAGGCGCGTGCCGAAGCCAACGTTCTTCCCGCCAAGCTGAAGGAGGAGCGCTTCCGCGAACTGGTCAAGATCAACGCGGTCAGCAAGCAGGACTACGACGCCGCCTACGCCGCGCTGAAGCAGGCCGAGGCCGACGTCGCTTCCGCGAAGGCCGCCGTCGAGACGGCGCGGATCAACCTGGCTTACACCAAGGTAGTCGCCCCCATCTCCGGTCGCATCGGACGCTCCACCGTCACCGACGGCGCGCTGGTAACGGCGAGCCAGGCCACCGCCCTGGCGACCATTCAGCAGCTCTCCACCATGTATGTCGACGTGACCCAGTCCAGCTCCGACATGCTGAAGCTGAACCGTAGCCTCGCCACCGGTCTCTTGAAGCGGGACCAGGCCGGCCAGGCCCGCGTCAAGCTTCTGCTCGAGGACGGCACCCCGTACCCGGTGACCGGCTCGCTCAAGTTCTCCGACGTGACCGTGGACCAGAGCACTGGCTCCATCATCGTGCGCGCCGTGTTCCCGAACCCGAAGCAGACCCTGCTCCCCGGCATGTTTGTGCGCGCCGTCCTTGAGGAGGGGATCAACGAGGCGGCGATCCTGATCCCGCAGCGTGGCGTGACCCGCAACGCGGCAGGCCAGGCCATCGTCATGGTGGCTGGCCCCGATAGCAAGGTCGAGCCGAGGCCGATCCAGGTTGCGCGCACCGTGGGTGATGCCTGGCTGGTCAGCTCCGGTTTGAAGCCGGGGGAGAAGGTGATCCTGGAGGGGCTGCAGAAGGCGCGTCCCGGCACCCAGGTGAAGGTGGTGCCGTTCCAGTCCCCCGAAGGTCAGGGCGGCCCCGGCGGTGCACCCGGCCAGGGGGGGCAGGGCGCGGCAGGGCAGGGCGGCCAAGGTGCCCCTGGCGCCAAACCGGCAGCACCGGGCGCCCCGGCAGCACCCGCAGCCCCGGCACAACCCCAGAAGAAGTAA
- the wecB gene encoding non-hydrolyzing UDP-N-acetylglucosamine 2-epimerase, with protein sequence MNILLVAGARPNFMKIAPIYRASLACRSVRCSIVHTGQHYDQEMSGTFFQELEIPQPGYSLNAGSGSHAAQTATVMVAFEEVCLKERPDLVLVVGDVNSTLACSIVAKKCGIEVAHVEAGLRSFDLAMPEEINRMVTDAISDHFFVTEESAVDNLLREGKPAERIHAVGHVMVDNLLHQVDCLARQDQSQLSGYPLKEKARPYLFLTLHRPSNVDCRETFSGIAQALNQLSLSRTIFFPVHPRTAKMMREHGVHLSDKVVLLPPLGYREALFLWKDAEAVLTDSGGLQEETTALGVPCVTIRENTERPITVEIGSNVLAGTSLEGILAGLEQSLAKKNTARIPPLWDGRASERIWKVLTQREET encoded by the coding sequence ATGAACATTTTGCTGGTAGCCGGTGCCAGACCCAATTTTATGAAGATCGCTCCCATCTACCGTGCCTCGCTCGCCTGCCGGTCTGTGCGCTGCAGCATCGTACACACCGGCCAACACTACGACCAGGAGATGTCCGGCACCTTTTTCCAGGAGCTGGAGATCCCGCAACCCGGCTACTCGCTCAACGCTGGTTCCGGCAGCCATGCCGCCCAGACCGCCACCGTAATGGTCGCCTTCGAAGAAGTCTGCCTGAAGGAGCGCCCCGACCTGGTCCTCGTGGTCGGCGACGTCAACTCGACTTTGGCCTGTTCCATCGTCGCCAAGAAGTGCGGCATCGAGGTGGCCCACGTGGAGGCAGGGCTGCGCAGCTTCGATCTCGCCATGCCCGAGGAGATCAACCGGATGGTGACCGACGCCATCTCGGACCACTTCTTCGTTACCGAGGAGAGCGCGGTCGACAACCTGCTCCGGGAGGGGAAGCCCGCGGAAAGGATCCACGCGGTGGGGCACGTGATGGTCGACAACCTGCTGCACCAGGTCGACTGCCTAGCGCGCCAGGACCAGTCTCAGCTAAGCGGCTACCCCCTTAAGGAAAAGGCGCGTCCCTACCTGTTTCTCACCCTGCACCGTCCCTCCAACGTTGACTGCCGCGAGACCTTCTCGGGGATCGCCCAGGCCCTGAACCAACTCTCCCTGAGCCGGACCATCTTCTTCCCGGTGCATCCGCGCACCGCCAAGATGATGCGGGAGCACGGTGTTCACCTTTCCGACAAGGTGGTCCTCCTGCCGCCGCTAGGGTACCGCGAGGCGCTGTTCCTCTGGAAAGATGCCGAGGCGGTGTTGACCGACAGCGGTGGCCTCCAGGAAGAAACCACCGCCCTGGGCGTTCCCTGCGTCACCATCAGGGAGAACACAGAGCGTCCCATCACGGTCGAGATCGGCAGCAACGTGCTGGCAGGGACCTCTCTGGAGGGGATATTGGCCGGCCTGGAACAGAGTCTCGCCAAGAAGAACACGGCACGAATCCCGCCGCTTTGGGACGGGCGGGCTTCAGAGCGGATCTGGAAAGTGCTGACCCAACGGGAGGAAACGTGA
- a CDS encoding RND transporter, with amino-acid sequence MATLKLPGYGTLVPIAVLLGCAPFVPEPHLVEKMRMLLSGTLVRPLDIFDLFWHAWPIVLLAWRVMTDFRERGRARIGS; translated from the coding sequence GTGGCCACGTTGAAACTGCCGGGATACGGCACCCTGGTTCCGATCGCCGTGCTCCTTGGCTGCGCCCCTTTCGTCCCGGAACCGCACCTGGTGGAGAAGATGAGGATGCTCCTGTCGGGCACCCTGGTGCGCCCTTTGGATATTTTCGACCTGTTCTGGCACGCCTGGCCCATCGTGCTGTTGGCCTGGCGGGTGATGACGGATTTTCGTGAAAGGGGGCGCGCCCGCATCGGGTCGTGA
- a CDS encoding FmdB family zinc ribbon protein, which produces MPIFEYVCKECGTRFEKLHKGSTTDECNCPACGSAAVNKAMSTFAAGSASETKCHSGG; this is translated from the coding sequence ATGCCAATTTTCGAGTACGTTTGCAAAGAGTGCGGTACCCGTTTCGAGAAGTTGCACAAAGGGAGTACGACGGATGAGTGCAACTGCCCGGCCTGCGGTTCCGCCGCGGTGAACAAGGCTATGTCCACGTTCGCGGCGGGGAGCGCATCGGAAACGAAGTGCCACAGCGGCGGCTGA
- a CDS encoding chemotaxis protein CheW translates to MGDDNSYDIRTILTQMREEYWQALAEEESEAKEMLECLVFTLGGKRYAFETHYASEVIRVPKLVRVPAVQSLIRGIFNLRGEITAAIDIRPMLGLPQPEIGATGRILVVRGENFATGILAEAAHGVQGLSFENFEPIAAGSGIKAQFLRGHFNVEDGKVILIDMETLLADPELLAGEA, encoded by the coding sequence ATGGGAGACGACAACAGCTACGACATCCGCACTATCCTGACCCAGATGCGGGAAGAATACTGGCAGGCGCTCGCCGAGGAGGAGAGCGAGGCGAAGGAGATGCTGGAGTGCCTGGTGTTCACCCTGGGAGGGAAGCGCTACGCATTCGAGACTCATTACGCCTCTGAGGTGATCCGGGTCCCCAAGCTGGTGCGGGTTCCGGCCGTGCAAAGCTTGATCAGGGGCATCTTCAACCTGCGCGGCGAGATAACGGCCGCAATCGACATCCGCCCCATGCTGGGGCTGCCCCAGCCCGAGATCGGCGCGACCGGGAGGATCCTGGTGGTGCGGGGGGAGAATTTCGCCACCGGTATCCTTGCCGAGGCAGCGCACGGCGTCCAAGGGCTCTCCTTCGAAAACTTCGAGCCGATCGCCGCGGGGAGCGGCATCAAGGCGCAGTTTCTCAGGGGACACTTCAACGTCGAGGACGGCAAGGTGATCCTGATCGACATGGAGACGCTCCTGGCTGACCCCGAGTTGCTCGCGGGCGAGGCCTGA
- a CDS encoding TetR/AcrR family transcriptional regulator encodes MEKAEKCDKSDKCAEKREAIIQAALELVAEQGFHGAPMAMIAEKAGVGAGTIYRYFENKDDLIRWIYKNVEERFVEVMMQGYPEQGPVRERLVHIGTALVRHLISEPLQLRFVEQFHNSPYGVDHRREKIFGQGRKDVISELFHEAVEQQIFKPLELAILFSLFFGPLVDICRDHILGFIKLDDALIEQVVGACWDALRR; translated from the coding sequence ATGGAAAAAGCAGAAAAGTGTGACAAGTCGGACAAGTGTGCCGAAAAGCGTGAAGCTATCATCCAGGCTGCCTTGGAGTTGGTGGCCGAGCAGGGCTTCCACGGCGCCCCGATGGCGATGATTGCCGAGAAGGCAGGCGTTGGCGCCGGGACCATCTACCGCTACTTCGAGAACAAGGACGACCTGATCCGCTGGATCTATAAGAACGTGGAAGAGAGGTTCGTCGAGGTGATGATGCAGGGGTACCCCGAGCAGGGACCGGTGCGCGAGCGCCTGGTGCACATCGGGACAGCGCTGGTGCGCCACCTGATCAGCGAGCCGCTGCAGCTACGTTTCGTCGAGCAGTTCCACAACTCCCCCTACGGCGTGGATCACCGGCGCGAGAAGATATTCGGCCAGGGAAGAAAGGACGTCATCAGCGAACTATTCCACGAGGCGGTGGAGCAGCAGATCTTTAAGCCGCTGGAGCTGGCCATCCTGTTCTCGCTCTTTTTCGGTCCTTTGGTCGATATCTGTCGCGACCACATCCTGGGCTTCATCAAGCTCGATGATGCGCTGATCGAGCAGGTGGTTGGCGCCTGCTGGGACGCGCTGCGTCGCTAG
- a CDS encoding CheR family methyltransferase, translated as MPLQILIISDNESLTTFLGELLQRAGHVTHSVALEKEAFPAIRRQKPDLIILAVEASKIAPLAIEHRVQTPSGPRSVPVIVISECLRLEAELLQVFDFIGKPLDVKRLLDDVAAVALRKAVPPQDQELDARLAASFSRHILSHSGLHFDRRNQPALTRGLLKRMAALRLTDFKEYLQYLKEHGEDRHELQKLLQFLTVGETYFYRYPAHFEVLKERFTGLAGSSAPIRIWSAGCSTGEEPYSIAMALMEVLPDWRQRDITIIATDINNRSLKRAREGVYSPWSMRITTTEQSARYFRRVGESFLIRDEVKQLVQFSHLNLSVPCREPVCDELHDLDAIFCRNVLIYFTPETAAGMLERFTRALKPSGLLFLGHSETLLQRGLELELRRKERSFYYVKSGSAAAAGATCPLPTPAQGEDDDGLTEEQLRLAAAWLSEHKPWQEESEPHGTEGTDDPALPSPRPSPGGRESEPALPFPLPSSGESGGEPSPAEPSARDEAAQQAPANGDDLLRAARELFDREEFDPALEVLELVLQAAPDHPEALVLKGFILAGKGALEQAFATSERVLALNDLLPEGYFLKGVLLDAADRLDEAAREYRKALLLDHDFIMPRFHMGRLHLRQGRIAEGTREIRNSIRILSRCGDHETVPFSGGLTRAVCMLQLQNTLARVA; from the coding sequence TTGCCACTTCAAATTCTCATCATCAGCGACAACGAATCTTTAACCACCTTCCTCGGTGAGCTGCTGCAGCGCGCCGGGCACGTCACCCATAGCGTTGCCCTGGAAAAGGAAGCTTTTCCAGCCATCAGGCGGCAGAAACCGGATTTGATCATTCTCGCCGTGGAGGCGTCCAAGATCGCCCCCCTCGCCATCGAGCACCGGGTTCAGACGCCGTCGGGCCCACGCTCGGTTCCGGTCATCGTCATCTCGGAGTGCCTGAGGCTGGAAGCGGAGCTCCTGCAGGTTTTCGACTTCATCGGCAAGCCACTGGACGTGAAGCGCTTGCTGGACGACGTCGCCGCGGTGGCGCTGAGAAAGGCGGTCCCGCCCCAGGACCAGGAGCTCGACGCGCGCCTGGCCGCCTCGTTCTCCCGGCACATCCTCTCCCACAGTGGGCTGCACTTCGACCGGCGCAACCAGCCGGCCCTGACGCGGGGACTGCTCAAGCGGATGGCAGCGCTGCGGCTGACCGATTTCAAGGAGTACCTGCAGTACCTCAAGGAGCACGGCGAGGACCGACACGAACTGCAGAAGCTGTTGCAGTTTCTGACCGTCGGCGAAACCTACTTCTACCGCTACCCCGCTCACTTCGAGGTGCTCAAGGAACGCTTCACCGGGCTTGCCGGCTCTTCCGCCCCGATCCGGATCTGGTCGGCCGGGTGCTCAACCGGGGAAGAGCCCTACTCCATCGCCATGGCACTCATGGAGGTGCTCCCGGACTGGCGGCAGCGCGACATCACGATCATTGCCACCGACATCAACAACCGCTCCCTGAAAAGGGCGCGCGAGGGAGTCTACTCCCCCTGGTCCATGAGGATCACCACCACGGAGCAGTCGGCGCGCTACTTCAGGCGGGTCGGCGAAAGCTTCCTGATCAGGGACGAAGTGAAGCAGCTGGTGCAGTTCTCGCACCTGAACCTCTCCGTCCCATGCCGGGAGCCGGTCTGCGACGAACTGCACGACTTGGACGCCATCTTCTGCCGCAACGTACTGATCTACTTCACCCCGGAAACCGCCGCCGGCATGCTGGAGCGTTTCACGCGGGCGCTTAAACCCTCGGGACTGCTCTTTCTCGGTCACTCAGAGACCCTGCTGCAGCGGGGCCTGGAGCTCGAGTTGCGGCGCAAGGAGCGCAGCTTTTATTACGTTAAAAGCGGTAGTGCCGCTGCAGCGGGCGCAACCTGTCCACTCCCCACGCCGGCGCAGGGGGAGGACGACGATGGACTCACCGAGGAGCAGCTCCGCCTGGCGGCGGCGTGGCTCAGCGAACACAAGCCGTGGCAGGAGGAAAGCGAGCCGCATGGGACTGAGGGTACCGATGATCCGGCGCTCCCCTCACCCCGACCCTCTCCCGGAGGGCGAGAGAGTGAACCGGCACTTCCCTTTCCTCTGCCCTCTTCCGGAGAGAGCGGGGGAGAACCGTCGCCAGCAGAGCCTTCGGCCCGGGACGAGGCTGCCCAGCAGGCGCCGGCGAACGGCGACGACCTGTTGCGGGCGGCGCGTGAACTGTTCGACCGGGAGGAGTTCGACCCCGCCTTGGAGGTCCTGGAACTGGTACTGCAGGCCGCCCCGGACCACCCTGAGGCGCTGGTGCTCAAGGGGTTCATCCTGGCCGGCAAAGGTGCGCTCGAGCAGGCGTTTGCCACCAGCGAACGGGTTCTCGCCCTGAACGACCTCCTGCCGGAGGGGTACTTCCTGAAAGGGGTGCTCCTGGACGCAGCAGACCGGCTGGACGAAGCTGCCCGTGAGTACCGCAAAGCACTCCTTCTGGACCACGACTTCATCATGCCGCGCTTCCACATGGGGCGGCTGCACCTGCGCCAGGGGCGCATCGCCGAGGGGACGCGCGAGATCAGGAACAGCATCAGGATCCTGTCGCGCTGCGGCGACCACGAGACGGTCCCCTTCTCAGGGGGACTCACCCGGGCGGTGTGCATGCTGCAGCTGCAGAACACGCTGGCGCGGGTGGCCTGA
- a CDS encoding methyl-accepting chemotaxis protein, which produces MSNKLSVKIVSVLIMVMVVIMTAFSVYFVRSRRANMEEELLSKGRILAQTGARSMERILEEAVANGTLTQEQLFDEHYVPIPNTEPQKFHTQFDRFTDQSVQALEDEFLKDDQIVFAVLTDKNGYIPTHNTKYSAPLTGDRDKDKLNNRTKRMFNDPVGLAAAKNTEPILKQVYQRDTGETMWDLSAPVYVKGKHWGSFRIGFSMVKTEQKGAELRNQIVGSMAVMLLVASITILVVVSRAVQPLRKLTEKAHKITGGDLDETIPVESNDEIGELAEAFNVMTTVIVRDLKDEIGRSGRLIASVKEAVIQLSSAANEMMAISAQQASGSTQQASAVQEVTTTSEEIAITAKMITGNSKSVEAVAEDTTRNCNNGREDVTNAIEGMGQVRSQVQSIAKSMLELGDNSQKIGGIVEIIDEISDQTNLLALNAAIEAAGAGEAGKRFAIVAQEVKRLADRTVEATRQIKGLIGEIQRATNNTIMVTEEGTKAVDAASQLVDKVQFSFASIMSTAHETARTAKEITLSTQQQTSACEQMAETMSEVRDVAQQVALSAHETEKAIAEILELAERLKEITEEEA; this is translated from the coding sequence ATGTCCAACAAGCTATCGGTAAAGATCGTCAGCGTCCTCATCATGGTCATGGTGGTCATCATGACTGCCTTCTCGGTCTACTTCGTCCGTTCGCGGCGCGCCAACATGGAGGAGGAACTCCTCTCCAAGGGGCGCATCCTGGCGCAGACCGGCGCCCGCTCCATGGAACGGATCCTCGAGGAGGCGGTGGCCAACGGCACCCTGACCCAGGAGCAGCTCTTCGACGAGCACTACGTCCCTATCCCGAACACGGAACCACAGAAGTTCCACACCCAGTTCGACCGCTTTACCGATCAGTCGGTGCAGGCGCTCGAGGACGAGTTCCTGAAGGACGACCAGATCGTCTTCGCTGTCCTCACCGATAAAAACGGCTACATCCCGACCCATAACACCAAGTACTCCGCCCCCCTTACCGGCGACCGCGACAAGGACAAGCTCAACAACCGCACCAAGCGCATGTTCAACGACCCGGTGGGGCTCGCAGCGGCGAAAAACACGGAGCCGATACTGAAGCAGGTCTACCAGCGTGACACCGGCGAGACCATGTGGGACCTCTCCGCCCCGGTCTACGTAAAAGGGAAGCACTGGGGCTCATTCCGGATCGGCTTCTCCATGGTGAAGACCGAGCAGAAAGGGGCCGAGCTCAGGAACCAGATCGTGGGGAGCATGGCGGTCATGCTGCTCGTCGCCAGCATCACTATCCTGGTGGTGGTGAGCCGCGCGGTGCAGCCCCTGCGTAAGCTGACCGAGAAGGCGCACAAGATCACGGGCGGCGATCTGGACGAGACCATCCCGGTGGAGAGTAACGACGAGATCGGCGAACTGGCCGAGGCTTTCAACGTGATGACCACGGTCATCGTCCGGGACCTGAAAGACGAGATCGGCCGCTCCGGGCGCCTGATCGCCTCGGTGAAGGAGGCGGTGATCCAGCTTTCCAGCGCAGCCAACGAGATGATGGCCATCAGCGCCCAGCAAGCCTCCGGCTCGACCCAGCAGGCGAGCGCGGTCCAGGAGGTGACCACCACCAGCGAGGAGATTGCCATCACCGCCAAGATGATCACCGGCAACTCCAAGAGCGTCGAGGCAGTCGCCGAGGACACCACCAGGAACTGCAACAACGGGCGCGAGGACGTCACCAACGCCATCGAGGGTATGGGTCAGGTCAGAAGCCAGGTGCAGAGCATCGCCAAGAGCATGCTGGAGCTGGGCGACAACAGCCAGAAGATCGGCGGGATCGTGGAGATCATCGACGAAATCAGTGACCAGACCAACCTCCTGGCACTGAACGCCGCCATCGAGGCTGCCGGCGCCGGCGAGGCGGGCAAGCGCTTCGCCATCGTGGCCCAGGAAGTGAAGCGGCTCGCCGACCGTACCGTGGAGGCGACCCGCCAGATCAAGGGGCTCATAGGCGAGATCCAGCGCGCCACCAACAACACCATCATGGTCACCGAGGAAGGGACCAAGGCCGTCGACGCCGCTTCGCAGCTGGTGGACAAGGTGCAGTTCTCCTTTGCCTCCATCATGTCCACCGCCCACGAAACGGCCCGCACCGCCAAGGAGATCACCCTCTCCACCCAGCAGCAGACCTCGGCCTGCGAACAGATGGCGGAGACCATGTCCGAGGTGCGTGATGTGGCGCAGCAGGTGGCACTCTCGGCACACGAGACCGAGAAGGCCATCGCCGAGATCCTGGAACTGGCCGAACGCCTCAAGGAGATCACCGAGGAAGAGGCCTAG
- a CDS encoding M23 family metallopeptidase — MTRYLLFILAILLCGAPLPVLAAGPLPVDGVVTSGIGWRLDPFGSGKLAFHRGVDIAVPTGTPVRATRPGKVTFAGDRRGYGATVIVEHDNGDRTLYGHNSRVNVHSGELVEAGAVLAFSGNSGRSTGPHVHYEQIPGGRPVAVESGDVPEVAAAEQSQPHGMSAETRRMLEQRLDESLGSLLQNIRSTINGS, encoded by the coding sequence GTGACACGCTACCTTCTCTTCATCTTGGCCATCCTGCTCTGCGGCGCACCGCTTCCAGTACTGGCCGCAGGTCCCCTCCCGGTCGACGGCGTGGTGACCTCGGGTATCGGTTGGCGGCTCGATCCCTTCGGGAGCGGCAAGCTCGCCTTTCACCGCGGCGTCGACATCGCCGTCCCGACCGGCACTCCGGTACGGGCCACGCGGCCAGGGAAGGTGACTTTCGCCGGCGACCGCCGCGGCTACGGCGCGACGGTGATCGTGGAACACGACAACGGGGACCGCACCCTGTATGGGCACAACTCCCGGGTGAACGTACATTCTGGAGAACTGGTCGAGGCGGGGGCGGTGCTGGCCTTCTCCGGCAACAGCGGCAGGTCTACCGGGCCGCACGTCCACTACGAGCAGATCCCCGGCGGCCGGCCGGTGGCGGTGGAGAGCGGGGATGTACCCGAGGTCGCGGCGGCCGAGCAGTCACAGCCTCACGGCATGAGCGCGGAGACGCGCCGGATGCTGGAACAGAGGCTCGACGAGTCTTTGGGATCCCTGCTGCAAAACATCAGGTCCACTATAAACGGCAGCTAA